The following proteins come from a genomic window of Natronogracilivirga saccharolytica:
- a CDS encoding DUF4097 family beta strand repeat-containing protein, with product MTRMTRGQTGTQLNTVMAFHFVTFGSGDITNKNFRQMNQRYSRPKMLLLAATAGLFFFAIFMPGFFSSLIPALASKAAGDNDKPVWLTETISVDTPAALTLETSGGFIDIDSHQHDEIVVDFIVRKNREYLRDTDEAPVEITINQDESVVEVFSKVTSDSRWFRRSPSVSVSYQVLVPSDTRIRAKTSGGPVSGRNLSADVSFVTSGGGIDAQNISGTLLARTSGGPISLEGITGDMTARTSGGGITVSDATGNLKARTSGGPITLRSVSGTIEAVTSGGPIDAGIPEIGEFLTLETSGGPISVKLPDHQGLDIRARGSSIQNNLDDLDGLMEQRSLSGTVKGGGVPVDIKTTGGGVRLDYY from the coding sequence ATGACGAGGATGACACGTGGCCAGACCGGCACACAACTCAACACGGTCATGGCATTTCACTTCGTGACCTTCGGTTCAGGTGACATCACAAATAAAAACTTCAGACAGATGAATCAAAGATATTCCAGACCAAAAATGCTGCTTCTTGCCGCTACAGCGGGGTTGTTCTTTTTTGCCATATTCATGCCCGGCTTCTTTTCCTCACTTATTCCCGCACTTGCATCAAAGGCCGCCGGTGATAATGACAAACCGGTATGGCTGACCGAGACCATCAGTGTGGATACCCCTGCAGCACTTACGCTGGAAACCTCCGGGGGATTCATCGACATCGACTCCCATCAGCACGACGAAATAGTGGTCGATTTTATCGTTCGGAAAAACAGGGAATATCTCAGAGATACCGATGAGGCTCCGGTTGAAATCACCATCAATCAGGATGAATCGGTTGTTGAAGTTTTCTCCAAGGTCACATCAGACAGCAGATGGTTTCGGAGAAGCCCGTCTGTTTCCGTCTCATATCAGGTTCTGGTACCTTCCGATACCCGGATCCGCGCCAAAACCAGCGGCGGACCGGTCTCCGGACGCAACCTGTCAGCCGATGTCTCTTTTGTGACCAGCGGAGGCGGCATTGATGCTCAGAATATTTCGGGAACGCTTCTGGCCAGAACGAGCGGTGGTCCGATCAGCCTGGAGGGAATAACCGGCGACATGACGGCACGTACCAGCGGCGGGGGAATTACCGTTTCTGATGCCACGGGCAATCTCAAAGCGCGTACATCCGGAGGCCCGATCACACTGCGCAGCGTGTCAGGCACTATTGAAGCTGTAACCAGCGGCGGCCCCATCGATGCCGGCATCCCGGAGATTGGTGAGTTTTTGACGCTGGAAACGAGCGGCGGCCCCATATCGGTGAAACTGCCCGATCATCAGGGGCTTGACATACGTGCACGCGGATCATCCATACAAAATAACCTGGACGATCTGGACGGACTGATGGAACAGCGGAGTCTCTCGGGAACAGTTAAGGGAGGCGGTGTTCCGGTGGATATCAAAACGACAGGCGGGGGCGTCCGGCTGGATTACTACTGA
- a CDS encoding PA0069 family radical SAM protein codes for MTNKNATGSEHRAIRGRGTASNPANRFARMEVEPDPEYSEQGISPKTRFYHDDAKKVIAVNDSPDVPFEASVNPYRGCEHGCVYCYARPFHEYLDMSPGLDFETRIMVKKNAAALLRKQLQHPSWKPQTVSVSGVTDPYQPAERKLGITRQCLQVLAEFRNPFTIVTKNHLVTRDMDILQEMARIHGVRVMISLTTLDPDLTMLMEPRTTRPAGRLKTIYELSKAGIPTGVLFAPVIPGLTDEELPAMIKAAADAGAASGNYVLLRLPGAVVPLFESWLEQHYPDKKSKILNRLKSLRGGLLYDNRYGYRMSGQGAYADQISQSFRIAARRYGLDDAGEPLSAEHFRRVPSQGELGL; via the coding sequence ATGACGAACAAAAATGCCACAGGATCAGAACACCGTGCCATCCGGGGCCGTGGCACCGCATCCAATCCGGCCAACCGCTTTGCCAGAATGGAAGTGGAGCCGGACCCGGAATATTCAGAGCAGGGCATATCCCCCAAAACCCGATTCTATCATGACGATGCCAAAAAGGTAATCGCCGTCAACGACAGTCCGGATGTGCCTTTTGAAGCCAGCGTAAACCCCTATCGCGGCTGTGAGCATGGCTGCGTTTATTGTTATGCACGTCCGTTTCATGAATATCTGGATATGTCGCCCGGACTGGATTTCGAAACAAGGATCATGGTCAAGAAAAATGCCGCGGCGCTGTTGCGGAAGCAGCTTCAGCATCCGTCCTGGAAACCACAGACCGTCTCTGTGAGCGGGGTGACCGATCCCTATCAGCCTGCAGAGCGCAAACTGGGTATAACCCGGCAGTGCCTGCAGGTCCTTGCCGAATTCCGGAACCCTTTTACCATTGTCACAAAAAATCATCTGGTCACCAGGGACATGGACATCCTCCAGGAAATGGCCCGGATTCACGGGGTCAGGGTGATGATCAGCCTGACAACACTCGATCCCGATCTGACCATGCTGATGGAACCGCGCACAACCCGCCCGGCCGGCAGGCTCAAGACCATATATGAACTTTCAAAAGCCGGAATACCCACAGGTGTGCTTTTTGCTCCTGTTATTCCCGGCCTGACCGATGAAGAACTTCCTGCAATGATCAAGGCTGCAGCGGATGCCGGCGCTGCCAGCGGCAATTATGTGCTGCTGAGACTGCCGGGAGCGGTAGTGCCTCTTTTCGAGTCGTGGCTGGAGCAGCACTATCCGGACAAAAAATCAAAAATCCTGAACAGACTGAAGTCACTCAGGGGTGGTCTGCTGTATGACAACCGGTATGGATACAGAATGAGCGGTCAGGGGGCCTATGCTGATCAGATCAGTCAGTCGTTCAGAATCGCTGCCCGGCGCTACGGCCTGGATGATGCCGGAGAGCCGCTTTCTGCAGAACATTTCAGAAGAGTTCCCTCCCAGGGAGAGCTGGGCCTCTAG
- a CDS encoding thioredoxin family protein — translation MAKVITREHIDRSMSYAAFRDLINSLLIERKTTGENQSKQLVQYTRLNARRMDRMDKRTEIIPELLEELMAIRENQIWLGLAEAWCGDVPHSIPPMAKMAVSVPKVSMRLLLRDENLDVMDAYLTNGSRSVPKVIALKEDTLEELWTWGPRPEPAQKLFEELKAKGESYDVIAEELQKWYNKDKTLTLQQEILERVRNAR, via the coding sequence ATGGCAAAAGTGATAACCCGGGAACACATTGACCGGTCGATGTCCTATGCGGCATTTCGTGACCTTATAAACAGTCTGCTTATTGAGCGTAAAACCACCGGCGAAAATCAGTCGAAGCAGCTGGTTCAGTATACCAGGCTGAACGCCCGGCGTATGGACAGGATGGACAAACGCACTGAGATCATCCCCGAGCTGCTCGAAGAACTTATGGCGATCAGGGAAAATCAAATCTGGCTGGGGCTTGCAGAAGCCTGGTGCGGTGACGTCCCCCACAGTATCCCTCCGATGGCCAAGATGGCTGTATCGGTCCCGAAAGTGAGCATGAGATTACTGCTGCGGGATGAAAACCTTGACGTCATGGACGCCTATCTGACAAACGGAAGCCGGTCTGTTCCCAAAGTAATTGCACTCAAAGAAGATACGCTTGAAGAACTGTGGACATGGGGGCCCAGACCGGAACCGGCGCAGAAGTTGTTTGAAGAACTCAAAGCCAAAGGCGAGTCGTATGATGTGATCGCCGAAGAACTGCAGAAGTGGTACAATAAGGACAAGACACTGACCCTTCAGCAGGAAATCCTTGAGCGGGTCCGCAATGCCCGGTAG
- a CDS encoding TIGR01212 family radical SAM protein (This family includes YhcC from E. coli K-12, an uncharacterized radical SAM protein.) yields MNQKPYNDYFNYLKSHFGAVTYKVSVDGGFTCPNIDGTVATGGCTYCNNRSFIPSYLNRKDSIRKQLDHGVESQRKRYGAERFLAYFQAYSNTHGDVGLLEKKYREALEHPSVNGLVLGTRADCLSGPVTALLEKLAEETYVAVEIGIESVYDETLSLINRGHDFAAVRDACDRLTGRGIHIGAHLILGFPNETRKQWLDSARIVSGLPLEYLKIHHLQVVRGTELARQYRQEPFDLFSFEEWVELAGDVIERLDPDIAIARMSGSAPPDLLIAPQWGRKKHPEVKQHVMNTLRERGSVQGARYSATSPAPSAPSV; encoded by the coding sequence ATGAACCAAAAGCCCTATAACGATTATTTCAACTATCTGAAATCGCATTTCGGAGCAGTTACCTACAAGGTATCGGTTGACGGAGGTTTTACCTGTCCGAACATCGATGGTACCGTGGCCACGGGCGGGTGCACCTACTGCAATAACCGGAGTTTCATTCCTTCGTACCTGAACCGGAAGGATTCCATCAGAAAGCAACTGGACCACGGGGTGGAATCCCAGCGCAAACGCTATGGCGCTGAACGGTTTCTTGCATACTTTCAGGCATATTCCAATACACATGGTGATGTCGGCTTACTGGAGAAAAAGTACCGTGAAGCTCTTGAGCATCCTTCTGTAAACGGGCTGGTCCTGGGGACAAGGGCAGATTGTCTTTCCGGTCCGGTCACAGCACTACTGGAGAAACTGGCCGAAGAGACCTATGTGGCTGTTGAGATTGGTATTGAATCGGTTTACGATGAGACGCTGAGCCTTATCAATCGCGGGCACGATTTTGCCGCTGTCCGGGATGCCTGTGACCGGCTGACCGGCCGGGGAATTCACATCGGCGCGCATCTGATTCTCGGATTTCCGAATGAAACCAGGAAGCAGTGGCTTGACAGCGCGCGCATTGTATCCGGCCTGCCGCTGGAGTATCTGAAAATCCACCACCTTCAAGTGGTCAGGGGGACCGAGCTGGCGCGACAGTACCGTCAGGAACCCTTTGACCTGTTTTCGTTTGAGGAGTGGGTGGAGCTGGCCGGCGATGTTATTGAGCGGCTGGATCCGGATATCGCCATAGCCAGGATGTCAGGCAGCGCTCCCCCGGATCTGCTGATAGCGCCACAGTGGGGGCGGAAAAAGCATCCGGAAGTAAAACAGCATGTGATGAACACCCTGCGTGAAAGAGGTTCCGTGCAGGGTGCCCGCTATTCCGCTACTTCACCAGCACCATCCGCTCCGTCCGTGTAA
- a CDS encoding zinc-dependent metalloprotease codes for MSRFSGTCPSRPTSRLFTLLVLCTLPFALPATAASSGGNELFRFTQQKQLQQQMEMGDAAIISLNDDLTSRTFKKGDVISVPVQQGTEESFEITAVSEFIGGIQSVRAVHVDDPYSQMTFSFGNGQMLGKVDRFSSGESYRILPASQSMQKSAPGSYGEHIWKFRNPDQEQILECGVDDNFSGLSDPAHSHHHDDPMSQSRLFPAFDIASDVGENNVPIDILLVYTEDAETWAAENEGSIELVLSEMMNLSQQTMDNSGANIELRVAHQMKTTYEEEGNDTSEDLYRLTASSGFNPWGSDYDGYMDAVHSARDQYGADLVSLIADISDVGGIAFLMSNPAGTPQLGFSVNAVRQMTNTYTFAHEIGHNLGNQHSRNQERAAANIFGGLFSYATGWRFTGDDGRRYTTVMTYAEGDERIPYFSSPDVRYQGTQTGSYSGSNAPADNVRNMLYTRNIAANYRPTQVDPPEADVDDGLIVIDGDFQYVREISVPVSNNGTGTLYWTADVSYPEALQPPVKIAGSGGGTRPVAAGEPVKGPGRPVISSSYPALTTEGKQLIRHTDRPEYQSKSVPFVSSGDDRLSGGTASGKTLPGVADNGSGRVSNTILSTNFGFTRLLGNETQRTVSNEWASFPRETSNEFTITHDNPTTGDMNLRLTPVTSLDEGSLTGVEAPFTGSLVSQGFTISMDLHLPELESDNQFHVIMDDATNNMVTTWLRFDEGKIWIRDRITEEGNDFFDVGATYEPDEYFNLEIEIDPLNRQITYLIDGLPIFEGDLYGGSTPEAILLAHTNYHTDEVFDIDNFHVVSLPYEDFPRFQIRKPSGGIAAGDQRDITFEVMADGVADGTYEFDLVIRTNDRDNSEIIVPVEYEVSGAPVSADPGEMVAEFNLGQNYPNPFNPSTTISYTLPERSDVRLDVINVQGRRVATLVNDNQAPGEYEVQFDATGLASGVYLYRLQAGSFTRTERMVLVK; via the coding sequence ATGTCACGATTTTCAGGTACCTGCCCTTCGCGGCCGACCAGCCGTCTTTTCACGCTGCTTGTTTTATGCACACTGCCTTTTGCATTGCCGGCAACGGCAGCATCATCCGGCGGCAATGAACTGTTCCGCTTCACACAGCAAAAACAGCTTCAGCAGCAGATGGAAATGGGTGATGCCGCCATCATATCACTTAACGATGATTTGACCAGCCGCACTTTCAAAAAGGGAGATGTGATCAGCGTTCCGGTGCAGCAAGGCACTGAGGAATCTTTTGAAATCACCGCCGTTTCGGAATTTATCGGTGGCATTCAGTCGGTGCGGGCGGTTCATGTGGATGACCCGTACAGCCAGATGACCTTTTCCTTCGGTAACGGACAAATGCTCGGTAAAGTCGACCGCTTCAGCAGCGGTGAGTCCTACCGGATACTCCCGGCATCGCAATCCATGCAAAAGTCCGCCCCGGGATCATATGGTGAACACATCTGGAAGTTCCGGAATCCCGACCAGGAGCAGATTCTCGAATGCGGTGTGGATGACAACTTTTCCGGACTGTCCGACCCGGCACACAGTCACCATCATGACGATCCCATGAGTCAAAGCCGTCTTTTCCCTGCATTTGATATCGCATCGGATGTCGGCGAGAACAACGTGCCGATTGACATCCTGCTGGTCTATACCGAAGATGCGGAAACCTGGGCCGCAGAAAACGAAGGCAGCATTGAGCTGGTCCTCTCTGAAATGATGAATCTTTCCCAGCAGACCATGGACAACAGCGGTGCGAATATTGAGCTGCGGGTCGCTCATCAGATGAAGACCACGTATGAGGAAGAGGGAAATGATACGAGTGAGGATCTGTACCGGCTGACGGCCTCATCCGGCTTTAATCCCTGGGGATCGGACTATGACGGTTACATGGATGCCGTGCATTCGGCCCGTGATCAGTACGGTGCCGATCTGGTATCGCTGATCGCTGACATTTCTGATGTGGGAGGCATCGCATTTCTGATGTCCAATCCGGCCGGTACTCCGCAGCTTGGCTTTTCGGTCAATGCCGTGCGGCAGATGACCAACACCTACACTTTTGCCCATGAAATCGGCCACAACCTGGGCAATCAGCACAGCCGGAATCAGGAGCGGGCGGCAGCAAATATTTTCGGAGGCCTGTTCAGCTACGCCACGGGATGGCGATTCACCGGAGATGACGGCCGGCGGTATACCACGGTCATGACATACGCCGAAGGAGATGAGCGGATCCCCTACTTTTCCAGTCCGGATGTCCGGTACCAGGGTACTCAGACCGGAAGCTACAGCGGAAGCAATGCCCCGGCCGACAATGTCCGCAACATGCTCTACACCCGCAATATTGCGGCCAATTACCGTCCAACTCAGGTCGACCCGCCAGAAGCCGATGTTGATGACGGGCTGATTGTCATTGACGGGGATTTTCAATATGTCCGTGAAATCTCTGTGCCGGTTTCCAATAACGGTACGGGCACACTGTACTGGACTGCCGACGTCTCTTATCCTGAAGCCCTGCAGCCGCCGGTCAAAATTGCCGGGTCTGGCGGAGGAACCCGGCCGGTCGCCGCAGGTGAGCCGGTCAAAGGGCCCGGGCGTCCTGTGATCAGCAGTTCCTATCCGGCTCTTACAACCGAAGGAAAGCAGTTGATACGGCATACGGACCGTCCGGAATATCAAAGCAAATCCGTTCCTTTTGTTTCATCCGGAGACGACCGGCTTTCAGGTGGTACTGCGTCCGGGAAAACACTTCCCGGGGTAGCCGATAACGGAAGCGGTCGTGTATCCAATACCATTCTCAGCACAAATTTCGGTTTTACCCGCTTGCTTGGAAACGAAACACAGCGCACCGTCTCCAACGAATGGGCCTCCTTCCCCCGGGAAACCAGTAATGAATTCACCATTACGCATGACAATCCGACTACGGGCGACATGAACCTGCGGCTCACTCCGGTCACTTCCCTTGACGAAGGCAGCCTTACGGGTGTTGAAGCGCCGTTCACCGGTTCTCTGGTATCCCAGGGATTTACCATATCCATGGACCTGCATTTGCCTGAGCTCGAATCCGACAACCAGTTTCATGTTATCATGGATGATGCCACCAATAACATGGTAACCACCTGGCTCCGGTTTGATGAGGGAAAAATCTGGATCCGTGACCGTATCACAGAGGAGGGCAATGACTTTTTTGATGTCGGCGCCACCTACGAACCCGATGAATATTTCAACCTTGAGATTGAAATCGATCCGCTGAACCGGCAAATAACTTATTTAATTGACGGCCTGCCCATTTTTGAAGGCGATCTCTACGGCGGAAGCACACCTGAAGCCATTCTGCTGGCCCATACCAATTATCACACCGATGAAGTTTTTGATATCGACAATTTTCATGTTGTCAGCCTTCCTTATGAAGACTTTCCAAGGTTTCAGATCCGGAAACCATCCGGCGGCATCGCTGCCGGTGACCAGCGGGATATCACTTTTGAAGTCATGGCAGACGGCGTTGCTGACGGAACCTATGAATTCGATCTGGTAATCCGTACCAATGACCGTGACAACTCCGAAATTATCGTGCCTGTCGAATACGAAGTTTCCGGAGCTCCCGTGTCGGCGGATCCGGGTGAAATGGTGGCTGAATTCAATCTCGGACAAAACTATCCCAATCCGTTCAACCCCTCAACGACCATATCGTACACCCTGCCCGAACGCTCCGATGTACGACTTGACGTGATTAATGTACAGGGCCGGCGGGTGGCCACCCTTGTTAACGACAATCAGGCTCCGGGCGAATATGAAGTTCAGTTCGATGCAACCGGTCTGGCGAGCGGAGTCTACCTCTATCGCCTTCAGGCGGGGAGCTTTACACGGACGGAGCGGATGGTGCTGGTGAAGTAG
- a CDS encoding TonB-dependent receptor family protein, translated as MLFRYVLSLVLMLAFTIQTAHVSAQNAFPEPDTLQYELSEIEIQASRDIETESSAPFSVSVMTRTLESQLSEPGFSLDQVVQDVPGLWINDRQNYALGERVSIRGMGWRTAFGVRGIYVLMDDIPLTVPDGQTVMDVLDPAMIRQAEVLRGPSSSFWGNASGGTMVISTRPATYETGLNVRTYGGAHNTYSAQVSGTHQEGPRGYNLNVSYLNRDGYRDHSSHTALRMTGHMHWQLQDDRDLQISGAFVDAPDTRHPGSLSREDLDDDRQQAAGLFENASAGKIWRQGQLGMTLRSVSRIGQVQGTVYGLARSLHNPLPFADIEVDRLTGGTRLSVTNEFRFLRWGVGMDAAIQSDDRRNYDYVDMDQFERGDIVIDQQETVINGALFGRVGTNWDHFNISGGMRFDAIRFDNDDRLQTGGEDVSGDRTFTSVSPSVGLSWKSAPGLAYVNYGTSFETPTTTELVNRPDMTGGFNPDIEPERSRSLEAGFRGGWSPLQLRYDVAVFRMNVRDQLVSFRTEEGGDRDFYRNAGKTRHDGVEISARWHPAGWISLSGSYNWSHFTFRESVDTEQVTFVSGNRLPGIPEHRLVTGLSLTPRDFRIDLTAEFLDSYYVDNANTEKNPGYEVVHAKLSHNGLPLAENLSIQPFIKINNVTDVRYNSSVSINANAGRYYEPAPGRSVYAGFSLRL; from the coding sequence ATGCTATTCAGATACGTTCTTTCTCTTGTTTTAATGCTCGCCTTCACCATCCAGACTGCTCATGTATCAGCACAGAATGCATTCCCGGAGCCGGATACCCTGCAATATGAGCTTTCAGAAATCGAAATCCAGGCCTCCCGCGACATCGAAACCGAATCCAGCGCTCCTTTTTCTGTGAGTGTGATGACACGTACGCTGGAAAGCCAGCTGAGCGAGCCGGGTTTCAGTCTGGATCAGGTTGTACAGGATGTCCCGGGATTATGGATCAATGACCGCCAGAATTACGCGCTTGGTGAACGGGTTTCCATCCGCGGAATGGGATGGCGCACCGCCTTCGGTGTCCGGGGTATTTATGTGCTGATGGATGATATACCGCTTACGGTTCCCGACGGGCAGACGGTCATGGATGTGCTGGATCCGGCCATGATCCGCCAGGCGGAGGTGCTCCGCGGTCCCAGTTCGTCCTTCTGGGGCAATGCAAGTGGCGGCACCATGGTAATTTCAACCCGGCCGGCAACCTATGAAACCGGGCTGAATGTCCGTACTTACGGGGGCGCCCACAATACATACAGCGCGCAGGTGAGCGGAACCCATCAGGAAGGCCCGAGAGGCTATAATCTCAATGTATCCTACCTGAACCGTGACGGATACCGTGATCACAGCAGTCACACGGCGCTGCGTATGACCGGTCATATGCACTGGCAGCTGCAGGATGACCGCGACCTTCAAATCAGCGGGGCCTTTGTGGATGCACCGGACACTCGTCATCCCGGGTCGCTGAGCCGTGAAGATCTGGATGACGACAGACAGCAGGCAGCCGGACTTTTTGAAAATGCATCAGCCGGAAAAATCTGGAGACAAGGCCAGCTCGGTATGACACTCCGGTCGGTGAGCCGGATCGGACAGGTGCAGGGAACCGTGTACGGACTGGCCCGTTCGCTGCACAATCCGCTGCCGTTTGCTGATATCGAGGTCGACCGTCTGACCGGAGGCACCCGGCTGTCCGTTACAAACGAGTTCCGGTTTCTTCGATGGGGCGTCGGGATGGATGCCGCCATACAGTCAGATGACCGCAGAAACTATGATTATGTCGATATGGATCAGTTCGAGCGGGGTGACATCGTCATCGACCAGCAGGAAACCGTGATTAACGGAGCCTTGTTCGGCCGGGTCGGTACAAACTGGGATCACTTTAACATCTCCGGCGGGATGCGTTTTGATGCCATCCGTTTCGACAACGACGACCGGCTTCAAACCGGTGGCGAAGATGTATCCGGTGACCGGACCTTCACATCAGTGAGCCCGTCTGTCGGATTGTCCTGGAAATCCGCTCCCGGACTTGCCTACGTCAACTACGGCACGTCATTCGAAACCCCGACCACCACAGAGCTTGTGAATCGCCCGGATATGACCGGCGGTTTCAATCCGGATATCGAACCCGAGCGGTCCCGGAGTCTGGAAGCCGGATTTCGCGGCGGATGGTCGCCTCTGCAACTGCGGTATGACGTCGCCGTTTTCCGGATGAATGTGCGGGATCAGCTGGTCAGTTTCCGGACCGAAGAGGGCGGCGACCGTGATTTCTACCGAAATGCCGGTAAAACCCGGCACGATGGCGTCGAAATATCGGCGCGATGGCATCCTGCCGGCTGGATATCACTGTCGGGAAGCTACAACTGGAGCCATTTCACTTTCAGGGAGTCGGTTGATACCGAACAGGTTACATTTGTCAGCGGAAACCGGCTTCCGGGTATACCGGAGCACCGGCTCGTGACCGGGCTGTCGCTTACACCCCGTGACTTCCGCATAGATCTCACGGCAGAGTTTCTTGACTCGTACTACGTCGACAATGCCAATACAGAGAAAAACCCGGGCTATGAGGTGGTACATGCCAAACTGTCACACAACGGTTTGCCACTGGCTGAGAATTTATCGATACAGCCCTTCATCAAGATCAACAATGTCACAGACGTCCGCTACAACAGTTCGGTGAGCATTAATGCCAATGCAGGACGGTACTACGAACCCGCACCCGGACGTTCCGTCTATGCAGGATTTAGTTTGCGTTTGTAA
- a CDS encoding aspartate aminotransferase family protein, translating into MADHSPDAHSPQKNAFQRHIAQTSDAPLGLEIERAEGVYLHTRDGREIIDFISGIAVSSLGHGHPEVVRAVQEQAARHMHVMVYGEFVQDTQSALAARLTSLLPGSLDRVYFVNSGTEANEAALKLAKKATGRHRFLAFRDGYHGDTQGSLSVTGRDVYRKPYEPLLPDVHFFDFNLHSVLESVTEDVAAVILEPIQGEGGIIPSDPDWLQALRKRCSETGTLLIFDEIQSGFGRTGKLFAFEHYGVVPDILTMAKAMGGGMPLGGLAASSRLFEAFMYDPPLNHVTTFGGHPVSCAAADAALRVLVRDGWMERAHRIEEAAKGILQGPGIDAVRGKGAMLGLQLTDSGLTRKTVQTCMERHGILLGWTLHSNTLIRLAPPLIIDEALLAETLTTIRDTVAACAD; encoded by the coding sequence ATGGCTGATCATTCCCCGGACGCACATTCACCGCAAAAAAATGCATTCCAGAGGCATATCGCCCAAACCAGTGATGCGCCACTGGGACTGGAGATAGAACGCGCCGAAGGGGTGTATCTGCATACGCGTGACGGACGTGAGATAATTGACTTTATTTCCGGGATTGCCGTGAGTTCGCTGGGACACGGGCACCCGGAAGTGGTACGGGCCGTTCAGGAGCAGGCTGCCAGACACATGCATGTGATGGTGTACGGCGAGTTTGTGCAGGATACCCAGTCGGCGCTCGCCGCCCGGCTGACTTCACTGCTGCCCGGATCTCTTGACCGTGTCTATTTTGTAAATTCCGGTACCGAAGCAAATGAAGCCGCTCTCAAACTGGCAAAGAAAGCCACCGGACGTCACCGTTTTCTGGCATTCCGCGACGGATATCACGGTGATACCCAGGGCTCGCTGAGCGTTACCGGCAGAGATGTTTACCGCAAGCCCTACGAACCTCTGCTTCCGGACGTGCACTTTTTTGATTTCAATTTACATTCTGTTCTGGAGTCTGTTACAGAGGATGTTGCCGCTGTTATCCTGGAGCCGATTCAGGGCGAGGGCGGAATCATCCCGTCGGATCCGGACTGGCTGCAGGCACTGCGAAAACGATGCTCCGAAACCGGCACTCTGCTTATATTCGATGAGATACAATCCGGATTCGGCCGGACCGGCAAACTTTTTGCTTTTGAGCATTACGGAGTTGTGCCGGACATTCTGACGATGGCCAAGGCCATGGGAGGGGGGATGCCGCTTGGCGGCCTGGCAGCCTCATCCCGGTTGTTTGAAGCCTTTATGTATGACCCGCCTCTCAACCACGTTACCACCTTCGGGGGACATCCGGTCAGCTGTGCCGCTGCTGATGCAGCTTTGCGCGTTCTTGTCAGGGACGGCTGGATGGAGCGGGCGCACCGTATTGAAGAGGCTGCCAAAGGGATTCTGCAGGGACCGGGTATTGATGCCGTCAGAGGAAAGGGAGCAATGCTTGGTCTGCAGCTCACCGATTCCGGATTAACACGAAAAACGGTGCAGACCTGCATGGAGCGACACGGCATTCTTCTTGGCTGGACCCTCCACTCCAACACCCTTATCCGCCTTGCACCACCGTTGATCATTGATGAAGCGCTGCTTGCAGAGACGCTGACAACCATCCGGGACACAGTTGCCGCATGCGCGGATTAA
- a CDS encoding UbiA family prenyltransferase: MTAQNGHPVHAGKNDTSSLLRQCASFGMHLRWHYQVGILSGGYLLGGLVSGMQEPADFWFHFLVIHLLLFGGATAYNSFWDRDEGPIGGLRNPPALADWTRPASVALQFSGLILSIPIGLIYVVFYALSMLLFWLYSHPSTRWKGHPWLSMLAIGVSTGTNSVIFGYLAAGGPLSVYIILPAAGAALMILSLYPISQIYQLREDKKRGDRTYVVVNGPGSVLPFFLMTFFPGAGMITAGFYYFIPSLALMFAVIALAAGFVLALHIRKLKGDPSEYPRVMKMKYLSSLLFVIFLAGAIFFG; the protein is encoded by the coding sequence ATGACAGCTCAAAACGGGCATCCGGTACACGCTGGCAAAAATGACACATCATCACTGCTTCGCCAGTGTGCCTCCTTCGGCATGCATTTGCGCTGGCACTATCAGGTCGGCATCCTCTCCGGGGGCTACCTTCTTGGCGGCCTGGTTTCCGGCATGCAGGAGCCGGCGGATTTCTGGTTTCACTTCCTTGTCATTCACTTGCTGCTGTTCGGCGGCGCTACGGCTTATAACTCCTTTTGGGACAGGGATGAAGGGCCCATAGGCGGGCTCCGGAACCCGCCGGCACTGGCTGACTGGACCCGTCCTGCCTCTGTGGCCCTGCAGTTTTCGGGCCTGATTCTTTCCATCCCCATTGGATTGATATACGTGGTCTTCTATGCGTTGAGCATGCTTCTGTTCTGGCTGTACAGCCATCCGTCCACCCGGTGGAAGGGGCATCCCTGGCTGAGCATGCTGGCTATCGGTGTCAGCACGGGGACCAATTCCGTGATATTCGGATACCTGGCAGCCGGGGGTCCATTGTCGGTATATATCATTTTGCCGGCTGCGGGCGCTGCCCTGATGATCCTCAGCCTGTATCCGATATCCCAGATATATCAGCTTCGGGAAGATAAAAAAAGGGGCGACCGGACCTACGTAGTAGTCAATGGTCCGGGATCGGTACTGCCATTTTTTTTGATGACGTTTTTTCCCGGAGCGGGTATGATCACTGCCGGATTCTATTACTTCATACCGTCACTGGCTCTGATGTTTGCTGTCATTGCACTGGCAGCGGGATTTGTGCTTGCCTTGCACATCCGGAAACTGAAAGGTGACCCGTCTGAATATCCAAGGGTTATGAAGATGAAGTATCTGTCGTCACTGCTTTTTGTGATATTTCTGGCTGGTGCGATCTTTTTTGGTTAA